GCCTGACGCTCGTCGGGCGTTGTTGATCAGCGAGCTTACGCTGCCGGTGGAGGCACAATGGCCGCGCGACCACCGCCGCCGAAGCGAGATCGTGGCGGCGATGGAAAGCGGTTTGGAATTGGTCTAGCTACCGCACCCGCACCCTGACCACCTGCACAGCGCGCGTGGTCAACGGTCCCGCCGGGTGCACCACCCGCACCCGATAGACACCAGCCCGGGGGAAGGGCCGCAACCTCACGGTCGCAACGCCGTTGCGCAGCGGCGCACGGTAGACGCGGCCGCGGGCTCGGACATTGACCCGGCCCTTCGCGGTGATCCCGGGGGCGACGACGCGCACCCGGATCCGTGGGTGGGCCCGCGTCGCCCGGGGACGCTTCGGCATCACCCGCACGCGCAGCGTGGGCTTTGCCTTGCGTGGGCGGGCGGTGATCGAGGCAACTGCACGCTGCCCCTCACCGCTAAAGACGACCTCGAGCTTCTTGGCGCCGGGCTCGGTGAACGCCGGCAGCCGCACGCTCGCCTTGCCGTTCCTCACCGCGGCACTACCGAGCTCCTGGCCTCCCAGCCGCACCGTGACGGTGCCGGAGCGCGCGGGCGTCGAGCCGCGCGCCACGGTGGCGGTCAGGACCGGGCGTCCCCTGCCGACCTGCGGCCGTGCCTGGGACAGCGTCGCGGTGACCTTGGGAGCGGGGAGGGGGTCGCTGGGCGGAGCAGAACCGCGACCGGCGACGGCGAGGGAGGTCATGGTGCGCGTGGGCTTCACGACGAGCTCGATGCGGGTACCGGCCGGGACACTCGACGGAACGCGCAGCCGGAAGTCGGCGCGCCGGTCGCGCACGGGGTAGGTGCCGAGTGACTCGGGCTTGCTGCCCGTGGGGCGCAGCCGCGCCTCCACCTCCTTCGCCGCCGGCGCCCCGGCGGCCTGCATCCCCAGGGCCGCGAGGCGGACGCTGGCCGTCGAGCCGGGCGTGAGGGGCCCCGTGGGGGCAGTCATCAGCACCTGCCGGCGGGCGAAGCTCGGCGTCCACGGCGACCGCTCTGTCAGCTGCTCGGCCAGCGCGTCGCGCACGGTCTTGCCCAGCGGTCGGGGAGTCACCCCGCGCAGCGCGGGGAACTGGTTGCTGGCGACGACGTACTCACTGGTCGCGATCCGGTACGTCGCCGCGGGGTCGAGCGGGGAGCCGTCGATGGTCACGCTGGTGACCTTCTCGCCGACCGCGCGTGCGGGGTCGAAGGTGACGGTGGCGTTCTCCGACAGCCCGAAGTGGTAGCGCGGCTGGGAGGACGCCCCGATGTACTGCTCCTCCAGCAGCTGGCGCAGCTGGGCCCCCGTGACCGGCACGACGACCATCTGCGTCCAGAACGGCAACACGGCGTCGGCCTCGGCGTAGGTCACGACGCCGTCGGTGTTGCCCAGCGGCAGCAGGGTGCCCTTGTAGCGCAGGTCGGCGCGGACCAGCTCGGGGTGCATGAGGCCGATCAGCGGTCCGTTGCCGCCGGCGTCGCGCGCGGAGGCGCGGATCGCGTCGGCGATGCCGTTGACCAGCGGCGACTCGCGGCCGAAGTCGACCTCGCCGTCGGTGCGGGCGCGGCTGAAGTCTCCGGTGATGGTGCCGATGCGCTGTCCGGCCACGATCTGGAGCAGGTCGAGCGCGCTCTGCACGACGTCGACGACGAGACGCACCACTGGCAGCGTGCGGTCCACGGCGGCGGCGCGCGGGACGATCTGCGTGGAGTAGTTCGTGACATCGCGCGCGGCACGGTCGTAGGTCAGCCGGACCAGGCCGACCTGCTCGCCGTACGACCCGGCCTGCAGCACCGGGCGCTCGCGGCCGGGGCGGCCGGGGGTGGGCGCGTCGCAGGAGTACGCCCGGTGGGTGTGGGCGGTGAGGATTGCGTCGACCTCCCACCGGGTCTGCAGGACGAGCTTGCCGAAGCTGGCCCCAGCGCCGACCTCGTGGGCGAGGAGCTCGCAGTCCTCACCCCACGCCGCGCCGTCGTGATAGATCGCGACCACGATGTCGGCCTCGCCGTTGGCCGGATTGCCGTCCTTGAGCCGCTGGGCGCGGGCGTTGAGCATGACGACGGGGTCATAGAAATCGAGGCCGTTCAGCGCACCCGGTGGCGCGGTGCGCTTGGTGTCCTCGGTGACCGCACCGATGACCGCGACGCGCAGACCACCGACTTCATGAAGGGAGTAGGGCTCGAATGCCGGGGTCGTCTTGCCGCGCTCGGCGACGTTCGCGGCGAGCAGCGGGAAGTCGGCCCGAGCCTCGATCTGCGAGCGCAGCTTGGCCGGCGCCTCGCTGCTCAGCTCGGCCAGCCAGGACGACGCCCCCACCATCGACCTCTTCAACGCCCTCGGCGTCGACGCCGCCGCGCTCGGCAACCACGAGTTCGACCGCGGGCTAGGCAAGGTCGCGAAGGTCATCGGGCTCGACGTGGATGAGGCAGTGCGCCGCAACGCGGCCCTCGACGAGGCGCACGTCATCGACCCGGCCGACCCGTACCCTCTGCCGGACGCGTCCGCCGATCTGTGGGTGTGCGCGATGACGCCCAACAAGTGGGGCTACATCGGCCTCGGCGCCCGCGCCGTGCCGAACGCACTGCACGTCGGCTTCCTCAAGAAGCTCCAACCCCACCGACAGGCCCAGGACGTCTTCCCGACGACCTACCTGATGAACACCCGCCGCGACCTCGAGCGGTGGTTCCCGGCAGACCAATGGGAGCTCGCGGCCTACACGATCAACACGGAGCCCGCCTACTTCGGTGCCTCGAAACTCGCCTGGGGAGCCGCGCTCACGTTGCTCAACCGCGCTCCGCGTCCTCTCGGAGCGACCTGGTTGATCTTCGCGCGAAGGAAGTAGAGGGGGCGGCCGAGCGGAGCGTCTGGTCGGTCAAGCGAAGCGTTTGTCGGTCG
The nucleotide sequence above comes from Nocardioides massiliensis. Encoded proteins:
- a CDS encoding 5'-nucleotidase C-terminal domain-containing protein, translated to MGASSWLAELSSEAPAKLRSQIEARADFPLLAANVAERGKTTPAFEPYSLHEVGGLRVAVIGAVTEDTKRTAPPGALNGLDFYDPVVMLNARAQRLKDGNPANGEADIVVAIYHDGAAWGEDCELLAHEVGAGASFGKLVLQTRWEVDAILTAHTHRAYSCDAPTPGRPGRERPVLQAGSYGEQVGLVRLTYDRAARDVTNYSTQIVPRAAAVDRTLPVVRLVVDVVQSALDLLQIVAGQRIGTITGDFSRARTDGEVDFGRESPLVNGIADAIRASARDAGGNGPLIGLMHPELVRADLRYKGTLLPLGNTDGVVTYAEADAVLPFWTQMVVVPVTGAQLRQLLEEQYIGASSQPRYHFGLSENATVTFDPARAVGEKVTSVTIDGSPLDPAATYRIATSEYVVASNQFPALRGVTPRPLGKTVRDALAEQLTERSPWTPSFARRQVLMTAPTGPLTPGSTASVRLAALGMQAAGAPAAKEVEARLRPTGSKPESLGTYPVRDRRADFRLRVPSSVPAGTRIELVVKPTRTMTSLAVAGRGSAPPSDPLPAPKVTATLSQARPQVGRGRPVLTATVARGSTPARSGTVTVRLGGQELGSAAVRNGKASVRLPAFTEPGAKKLEVVFSGEGQRAVASITARPRKAKPTLRVRVMPKRPRATRAHPRIRVRVVAPGITAKGRVNVRARGRVYRAPLRNGVATVRLRPFPRAGVYRVRVVHPAGPLTTRAVQVVRVRVR